The Solanum lycopersicum chromosome 2, SLM_r2.1 DNA window ATTTGTGATTTGTGAGTGATGGGATCTGATCGAGATTTGAGTGCTCCAAAAACAGGAAGAAAATAATGAGGAAGATTTGGGAATCGTGAGGGAAATACCCAGTAAATTGGATCAGTCACACCTCGGCCCAAATTAACTTTGGCCCAACATAAGGGTGTCGAGGTTTCAAAACTTTGACAAAGTGAGATTTGAgtgtttacttgttttagctagaattatcttttaaaaatattaaatacaagTTACTACTATATATACTACCATTacttatacttttaaaatattacgtATGTTATTGCTAATTAAAAGTTCTCTACATATCTAACATGCATGTATATTTATTACTAAATGCACAAAAATAAGCAgaaaggcgagcgagattgggaagagaggcgagcgagattcatAGTATTCCAGATACATGCAAATCACACTAGATACGTGTTTTTATATGTATCCAGAGTAATTTACACGTATCTGGGATACTAGATACATGGGAGAGTGACGCACGAGATACGCTACGTATtccagatatatatatatatatgaatccaCTTGGATACAATATATCTAGAACAAATAACATCTAAATTTGAGTATACGTATCTTGAGGCACCAAAATCCGATAAGATATATAATGTTACATATTAGAATGTATATAAGTAACTAGCTCCTAAACTAGTGGGatttatatatgtttctttattttttagatatttattttgcATTAGAAAGAGGCTAAACGTTTAATATTTGGTTAAAATGCCTCGTATGTGTAAGTACCAAATGTTTCTGACAATTTAGGTTAGCAAAAAGTTCAGTATTTTTAAAGGCACAAGCGTGAGACTAGGCGTTTTGCTTGATGCGAGGCCAAGCAAACCTATATGAAATGAGTTAAATTTtcaacaaacaacaacatatctaaTATAATCCAATAACAACCGTCTTTATGCTCATGTTCTACAATTCTTTGCTATAAACATCCACTGCAGatgacttttaaaaaacaataCAACTTCACAAAATGAGAAAAGTGCATTCATCTTCAACATTTCTACAAGTAAAAATATTCCAGATAACACTTTCTCAGTTCACAACCAATTAAAAGCATACATTTCTATATTTCATCCATCTAAATTGGTACAGATTTCACACTTAGAAAGTTTGTGATGCCACAATTCATGTATTTATAAGCTGAGAATTAAGGCAATGCAGGTGGAAAAATGCCTGATAGATATGAGTATTCATAAAGCTTAGTTCCCCATAAAATTAGGACCTTTATATTGAGACTCTGGTGGTATTTGCCGTTCTCTCTCTTTGAGATAGTTAAGAAGTGTTGGCTGCTCCTGTCTAAAGTCCATTCCAGTGCCACATACATACGGGGATGCTCTTTCGTAACCAAGAAAATGTTTACCCATTATTTGTTCCTCTGCACCATAGGCAAGAGGAGGACTTGGATGCAACTGTGGGCTCTCCAAGTACACCATGGGACTAGAAGCCAAGTGATTTCCCCACTGATCTAAGACATCAAACCTGGTAAGGTTGGTCGCGTTCAGGTTTCCATAGGTTGCTGGTGCATTTGAGTGAACAGGCCACACCGGATTGCTGACTCGCTCAAAGTTTTGACTGTTTCTGTAGTGATACAGCCATTCAGATGAACTCATTCCAAGTAATGGTGGGTACCCCTCAACAAAGCGTGGAGCACCTGCAACAAAATCAAGTGGTCCACGAACTGTAGATGGACTTGAGTATCCACCCACTGGTGATGCACCAAGAATACCGTCCCCTTCCTTGGTCCCAAATGCACTCTTGTTAGGGAAAACTGATGAGTTTCCCTTAAACCAAGATGCATCTTCCGGTAACAGTGGAGCTGAAGGCACTGGAGTGACATACGGAGAAGGCGTATCATGAATAGCTGCAGAAACTAGCATGGAACGAACATTGTGATCTCTAGTTTCTTTCAAGGAGAGACCAGATAAAGATTCAGAAGCTAGTTCATCAATTGGGCTTAACTGCTGCCTATTTATATCCCTTAGTCCCCTCTCATTTCTTGGAGTttccttctcaaggacccaaGCATTTAGAGATGGAGGTCCAGCAGGGAAAGCCGTAGATTGCTTCAGTGGCTTGCTGTACCTCAAGTTTGTACTTTCTGGACGGAAGCTGAAAATATCATTCTGTGGATTGCTTTGCTCAGAAATCAACGATGTGGCACGGCGCAAGGATTCATCAGAAGCCGCAGTTCCATTGATAACATTGATGGAGAATTGATCACATGAAGTGCCTGATGTATATATTGGTTCTGAGTTATGTCTAGTGATGGGCTTGAAAAGAATGACTTCTTCCTCATCTGTGGTAACGGATTGGCTGCTGAGACAAGAATGATCTTGACTCTCTCCGTTTTCCATGGCCATTCCACAATTATTTTGATACGTCTCTTTTAGCGGAAGAGTCGAAACAGATTCAGCTACTCCTGGCTTTCCCTTATCTGCTAATTCTGAGTCCATGATGTGGAATCTTTTGCCTGTTTTATCATAAGAGATCCATTTTCTTGAGTGACTGGATCTGTGAGCCAGTTTAGTTGCTGCACGAAAGATACGCTGTGAACGACATACACTCTTACTACTGAAATTATCAATGCATTCCAAATGGCTCGTGAAGTCCAAAGACTTGTGAGCATGGGCCATGGGATGAAACCCCTTCAGTTCATAGTCTTCCCAAAGAGCAGTACTTTCTAGAGCAAGTTCATTCTCACAAGGATCAAGGCGGTTCAGAAGATCAGCTAAAGCACCAAAAAAGTAAGATATAGCACTCTGGACCTTTTCATCTCTTGCGTGTGCTTCTGCTCTATCAAGTATGTTAACTAACCATTCTACAAACACACAGACGGTGGGTAAAAGGGGGCAAGTCTGTGTGCTATTTCTTGTTGAAGCTTTCTCAACAAGGCGACCAGCACAAATAAAAGTAGCAGCTACTGCCAGCTCTGTCAATGCAGATTGCTGCTTGTTATCTTTCTTTGGATCCACTCCATCCCCACTCTCAGTCAGGCTATGGAAGATAAAGATGAAAACAGAGACAAGTTGAAGAGCACGATAAGGGCCTTTTCTCGATAGATCCATTAATTGGTAAGACTCTAGAGAAGCCTTTAATTCATCAACATCCATTACCACCAGGCATTCCAATTGTCGCACAGTGGACGCAAGAGTAGATTGAAAGTCTTCCAAGCTGCATTCCGGAAACAGCTGAAGTCTTAGAGtttctaacataaatattgAGATCATTTAAAACTATGTGAAGGAAGCCACTAGCTTATCAAGATCTAGAAGCACCAACTTATATCCagaacaaaattaaagttagTAGTAagtaaaggaagaaaaaaaatgttcaaaggAAAAATTTGGGTGAAGAAGGGTTTAATGTGAGAAATCAAAAGGACAAGCCTAGTTGAGAAAATTTACTCAAAAGGCATGCATTTAAGCAGCCTAGAGTTGATCAATCAAACAAATT harbors:
- the LOC101254445 gene encoding nonsense-mediated mRNA decay factor SMG7-like, which gives rise to MDADSAAAFNDQKEKLSTFLEIANTEKQLLTSIYSKGLLHKDVQELYHKARASYENIIVNNYEVVGLQEVEFSLWKLHYKHIDEFRKRIRQANAEKKKIETQEGDSSAAREIDNHMEGLKSFLSEATEFYQELTKKLRQSCGLPRELLLCKNGSMSLPLVPMKLPQCQYACHRFLICLGDLARYGELCKKPDAFKWSLAATYYFEASRIWPDSGNPHNQLALLATYTGDPFLALYHCVRSLAVKEPFPDAWNNLMLLFEENRSSILHSYSGGACLDLLKPSVWCSMDAINRVTSGSFNKNMPETTETVTSGKADIWLLFVRLMSFFLVYSSLEDFQSTLASTVRQLECLVVMDVDELKASLESYQLMDLSRKGPYRALQLVSVFIFIFHSLTESGDGVDPKKDNKQQSALTELAVAATFICAGRLVEKASTRNSTQTCPLLPTVCVFVEWLVNILDRAEAHARDEKVQSAISYFFGALADLLNRLDPCENELALESTALWEDYELKGFHPMAHAHKSLDFTSHLECIDNFSSKSVCRSQRIFRAATKLAHRSSHSRKWISYDKTGKRFHIMDSELADKGKPGVAESVSTLPLKETYQNNCGMAMENGESQDHSCLSSQSVTTDEEEVILFKPITRHNSEPIYTSGTSCDQFSINVINGTAASDESLRRATSLISEQSNPQNDIFSFRPESTNLRYSKPLKQSTAFPAGPPSLNAWVLEKETPRNERGLRDINRQQLSPIDELASESLSGLSLKETRDHNVRSMLVSAAIHDTPSPYVTPVPSAPLLPEDASWFKGNSSVFPNKSAFGTKEGDGILGASPVGGYSSPSTVRGPLDFVAGAPRFVEGYPPLLGMSSSEWLYHYRNSQNFERVSNPVWPVHSNAPATYGNLNATNLTRFDVLDQWGNHLASSPMVYLESPQLHPSPPLAYGAEEQIMGKHFLGYERASPYVCGTGMDFRQEQPTLLNYLKERERQIPPESQYKGPNFMGN